In Streptomyces sp. NBC_01231, the sequence ATCGGACGGTGGTCACCGCCGCTACTCCCGGCACCAGCTGCGGCTGGCCGTCAGGGCCCGGGAACTGGTCGACCAGGGCACGCCCGTCGAAGCCGCCTGTCGCATCATCGGCCTGGAGGACCGACTGGAGGACGCCCTGCGGGACAACGAGGAGCTGCGCCGCCCGGCGGGGGTCTCCGGAGCAGGGGCGCGCGGCGAGTGAAAACCTGACATCGCCGGAGCAGGATTGCGGGCCGCGGTGGAAAAGAATTCCTCGGTGAATCCCGGCAGGGTTTTAGCGGATATAGCTCGCCCGCATTACTTCGCTCTCGCCTCCGATTTGTTTCAGGAGCTCCCGTGCTAGGCTCGGTCTCAGTTGCAAGTGTGGTTGCCATTTTGCTGCCGGTTTTTCCGGGCAGGTGATCATCGCAGCGATGAGGAGGCTCGCGCAGTGCGGGTCCCCAAGCACTGCCTTCAGGAGATATGACATGGCCACCGGTACCGTGAAGTGGTTCAACGCGGAAAAGGGCTTCGGCTTCATCGAGCAGGACGGCGGCGGCGCCGACGTTTTCGCTCACTACTCGAACATCGCCACCCAGGGCTTCCGTGAGCTGCAGGAAGGTCAGAAGGTGACGTTCGACGTCACGCAGGGCCAGAAGGGCCCGCAGGCCGAGAACATCGTTCCTGCCTGATTTATCCGCGATCGCTCGCGCGCTACGGCGAAACGGGGCCCGCACCTTGGGTGCGGGCCCCGTTTGTTTCCCCGTTTCCCCGCCGGGAAACCGAGCCGGATCCAGGCTCCCGAATTGGCGCCGCCCGCGCTGTGTTGCCGGGCGTGTCCCCCGTGATCGACCCTCGCGAATACGCGTCCGGGCGTCCTGGACAGCCGTGCTGACCACGGCCCCCGCCGACTTGCCTACCTCGCGGACCCAGCTCTCGCTGCTTCCGGTCCGCGACCCACAGCCCCGCTGACCATCGTCCGCGGACCACGGTCACGGCCGGGCACCGTTCCGGCCGACGCTGACCGACACCGGCCCCGAAGGCATCCCCTGCCGTTCCCTCGACCCTTGGTGAGGCACCCATGCGCTGCGTGATCGCCCGTTACCCCTTCGACCTGATCAAGTCCGAGGTGGAGACACAGATGGAGGGCATCCGACCGGAGGCCGCCACCGGGGCCTGCGTGGTCATCGGGCGCAAGGTGTTCCCGGTCAAGCAGGTGGGCGAGATCATCACCCGTCAGGACCGCCGCGACTTCACCGCCTTCGAGGTCACCAGGGCGCTCACCCGCCTGGGCTTCACCTGTCACACAGCGCCCCCGGAGACCCCCGCGGCCCGCTCGGAGTCCTACCCGACGCTCGGCTGACCCGGCCGCACCCTCCACGCAGCGTTCCGACGCCGATCCACCGGCCCTCAGGCCGGCGGGTCGGCGTCGTTGCGTTGGCGTCGTCGCGGCGGTGTTGATGGGTCGGGGTTGTTGCGTTGGCGTTGATGCGTTGGCCGGGGCAGCGGGTTCCGGGCCGGGGTCGGTGGGTGGGCGACCGGTGCGGTGAGCGCGTCCGGCGCCGAAGCCTCGTCCGGCGTGAACGGCGAGTGCGAGTGCGAGGGCTGTCCGGTGGGCTGATGGGACTGCTGGGTGCTGGGACTGCTGGGCCCGATGTGAACGGTCGCGGTCAGCTCGGCCTGGTGCTGCCGGTCCGGCGGGCGTAGGCGCGGGCGGCGCGGGCGCGGTCGCCGCATCGGGTGGAACACCAGTGGCGGCGGCCGTGCCGAAGCAGGAAGCGGGTGCACGGGGGCGAGCCGCAGGCCGTGAGGCGCTCGGCGTCCGGGCCGGTCAGCAGATCGGCGGCGTCCGCGGCGAGGATCGCCAGGGCGTGGTCGACGATCTGTGTCGTGGGGTGGGAGGACGCGCGGTACAGGCCCCGGTCGGAATCCCAGTGCAGTAGGGATGCCGTGGGGACCATGGTCAGCGCGTCGTTGACGGCGGCGAGGGCGCCGACGGGAGCGGGCATGCCGTCGACCCGGGAGGCGAACAGGGCCCGGATCTGCTCCCGCAGGGCCCTTAGTCGGGTCGCGCAAAATTCCTGGATGCCGGCGTCCACCGGGGCGAGGCCGCGCTCGACGAGCCACTGGTTCGCCGCGGCGGGCGTACCGAGAAAGTCCAGGAACTGACCGCCGGGCAGGGCGACCGTACTGTTCGCGAAGTCGAGGGCGGCGTACTGCTCCGCCCCGGGCGCGGGCGGGAGGACCGACTCCGGCGCCACGGCCGACGCCTGTGCCGGGGCGGCCGACGAGTCAGTCTGAGCGGGCGACGAATCAGCCTGAGTGGGCGACGATTCCGCCCGGGGTGCCTGGAACGACTCCGTCCCCGAGGTCTCCGTCCGCAGGTTCGGCGACCCCGTCCGCAGGTTCGACGACTCCGCCTGCTCGGCAGACGAACTGGCCCGCTCGGCTGACGACTCCGCCTGCTCGGCTGACGACTCCGCCCGTTCGGCCGACGAGGCTGCCGGTGAGGCCGGTGAGGCCGGTGAGGCCGGTGAGGCCGGTGGTGACGTGGTGGTCGATTTCGGTGCCACAGTCCGCTCCTTCGGTGCCACGGTCCGCCCCGACGATCCAGTCACGGTCTCTCTCATGGTTCCCACGGTTCTCATGGTACGGCTTGCTTTCATCCGTGAGAAGCGGCTACCGTCTCTCACGGATAAACCGCTTCTCATCCGTGAGGTGTTGCTCTCGTGTCCTTCCCGACCTCTGCCGCCGCCCGCCCGTCCGCCGAGCAGGTCCCCGTCCGTGTCCTCGGCGGGCCGACCGCCCTCATCGAGTACGGCGGGCTGCGTATCCTCACCGACCCCACCTTCGACGCCCCGGGCGACTACTCGACGCCGGGCCGGCCGACCCTGACCAAGACCGCGCCCTCCTCAGTCGCCCCCGCCGACCTCGGCCCCGTGGACGCGGTGCTGCTCTCGCACGACGAGCACGCCGACAACCTGGACGACTCCGGCCGGGCCTTCCTCGCCGACGTACCCGTCACCTTCACCACCCCCAGTGGCGCGCCCCGCGTCGGCGGCACCGCGCAAGGGCTCGCGCCCTGGGAGTCGGTGGAACTGCGCCGTCCCGACGGGGGCACCGTGACCGTGACCGGTGCGCCCGCCCTGCACGGGCCGGACGGTGTCGAGGACGTGGAGGAGAGCACCGGTGAGGTGATCGGTTTCGTGCTGACCTCCGCCGACCTGCCCACGGTCTACGTCAGCGGCGACAACGCCTCACTCATCCTGGTCAAGCGGATCGCCGAGCGCTTCGGCCCCGTGGACACCGCCGTCCTCTTCGCCGGAGCGCCCCGTTTCCCGGGCCTCTTCGACGGTGCGCCGATCGTCCTCGACAGCGCCGGGGCCGCCCAGGCCGCCCGGATCCTGGGCGCCCGCCGGGTCGTCCCGGCGCACTGCGACAGCTGGGCCCACTTCACCGAGGGCCGCGACGACCTGGTGGCCGCGTTCACCGCCGCCGGACTGGCCGACCGACTGGACCTGGGCTGAGCGGCGCGGAGCCACCGGCCTCGGACGCTCGGCGGTTCACGTTTCTCCCCCCCCGCGCCGCGGAGTCGCTCCCGCGGCCCGGCACTCCTGCGGGCGTGCGGTCAGGACGAGTTCGCGCTCGACCGGCCGAAGAACTCGATCTCGGCGATGGACACCTGCTTGCTTCCGGAGGTCTGGTAGGCCGACTCGATCGTGAAGCGGACCTTGGTGACCTCACCGACGCGGAACGCGCGACGCTGGCCGCCCGAGGACTGGTCCAGGGTGAGCTGACGGGTCGTCTTCTTGCCGTCCTTCGTGGTGATCGTCGCCTTGAGGCGGTGGGGCAGCGCCGACTTGGTGCGGTCTTCGGTGCGGGCGGAGATGCCCGACGTGATGATCACGTCCAGCAGCCGGGTCGGCTCGTCGAAGCGGGCCTCGATCCACTCGCCCTCCGCCGACTCCGAGACACCCGGGCCCCACCAGGTGTTGTTGAGCATGTCGAAGGCCAACTCGGGCTTGTGCTGCGGGTAGGAGCGCGAGGCCACGACCCGGTCCGGGGGAACGGGGGCGCGCTTGGCGAAGTGGTCCCGGGTGGCCTGAATGGCGTCCGGTGTGTAGATCGCGGCAGTGATCAGGAGGGCGACGACCACAGCGGCCGTGACCCAAGTGACCACGCGGTCGAAGGTCCGCCGCAGCCGGGGGCGGTCTCCGGCCCACGGGATCTCGCCGCTGCCGAAGCCGAACAGGCGGCGCCACCAGGGGCGGTGGGGCTCCGGTGCGTGGTCGTCGCCGGCCATCGGCATCGCGCAGCGTGAACAGTAGTGCCGGTCGGGCCGGTTGGGCGTGGCGCACCACGGGCAGGGCGGCCCGTACCCGGCACCCTGCTCGGGCCCCGGCGCCCGCACCTGCGGCCGGTCCGCCACCGGTCGGCCCGGCAGTACCGGCGCGACGGCCTCAGGCGCGGGAGGCTGGGCCTCCGGGTCGGCGACGGGGACGAGAAGGGAACGGGCGCGGGCGGCCATGGTGTCCCCGAGCGCGGGAGGCGCGGGGGGCGGGGTGGAGGTGGCCGCGGGGACGGGTTCGGTGGGCGCCGTGTCGTCGGGTGCGGGGTGGTGGGCGTACGGGGCGGGAGGCGCCGGCTGCCGGGTCGGCTCGGGGCGCGGGGCGCTTGCGGAGTGGGCGGCGTGCGGCGGCTGACCGGTCGCGGGGTGGGCCTCGGAACCGCCGGCGTGGGCCGCCGGGCCTGCGGCGGGAGCGGTCCCCCGGTTCATGGGATCAGCGCTCGTGCGTTCTGTGTCCGTGCGTTCCGTGTCCGTGCGTTCTGTGTCCGTGCGTTCCGTGTCCCCGGGTGCCGTCGACGCGCCGTGGACGGTGGGTGCGTAGGCGGAAGCGGAGGTGGGGGGCGTGGCGGTCTGGTGTGGGATCGGCTCCCCACTGTCGGCGGCGGCCGAACGGCCCCCGCTCGCCGGGCGGTCACCGACCGCGCCGCTCCCGCTCGCCGTGGCCGTTCCGACCGCACCGGCGCCTGTACCGGCGCCCGCACCGGCATGGGTACCGGTGCCCGAGGCGGCTCCGCCGGTCCGCTCGCCGGTCCGTTCCGCCGTACGCGTCCGTCCCCGGTCCGTCCAGCTCAGTACGGCGCCGCACGCGTCGCAGAACGACTGGCCCGGTTCTGCCCGGGTGCCGCACTCGGCGCAGTTCTGGGTGGTCATCTCTCCGGAATCCTTTCGACCGCGGTCACCTTGACCGTGTACGGCATATGGGCGGGGCGGGCGGCCGCCACGAGGGCGTCCAGGCGGTGTTCGTCGGCCGGGCCCGGGTCGGGCAGCCGGACGGTGACGTGCAGGTGGGGGCGGGGTTCGCCGGGGACCGGGCCGAGCGGGCGGGCGCTCCAGGCGGCACCGCCGCTCTCGGAGATCTCCGGCTCCACGCCGAACGCGAGCCGCACCGCCTCGGCGAGACCCCGCCGGGTGCCCCGGACCCGGTGCAGGTACGCGGCGGCGGCGACGGCGGCCCGCAGCCTCGGCTCCGGTTCGGTGCCGTCGGTCTCGGCGCCGACCCAGCCGGACAGCCAGCGGGTGAAGTCGACCGGCGCCAGGGCCGGGTCGAAGTAGGCGGGCAGACAGTCGAGGACGTTCAGGATCGGCGCGATCACCTCGTCGAGCCCGGCCACGAAGCGCTGCGCGAGGTCGTCGTCGGCGAACACCGCGGGCAGCATCATCCCGATCGGCGCGGACGAGCCGAGCCCGTCGACGGAGCCCCTCATCGGCCCGCCTCCCGGATGGGCGTGCCCACGAGCCGCCCCCCGTCCCCGATACGCCCGCTCACGACCCGTCCCCGATCACCCGGACGCGGTGGTCGTACGAGAACACCAGCGCCGGCGCGTCCAGGTCGATGCGGTCGGTCGCGTCGCCGCGTTTGCCCGTGAGGGGGTCCGCGGGGTGCAGGGTGACCTGGTCGACCAGCTCCACTCCCGGCACCCGTTGCAGTACCGCGAAGACCTCCCCGGACTGCACCGGCCGCCCGAAGGGCCAGCCGCGCCCGTCCGCGCCGCCGGTCAGCGGGTCGAGGTGGCGGTAGAGGGCGTCGTGGGCCTGGCGGCGCACCCGGTCGGTGTCGACCCCGCGGAACGCGTGCACGGTGGCCACGACGGTGACGCCCTGGTAGTACGGCGGTCCGACCGCCAACCTCGTCCCGATCAGGCGGCGTTCGTCCAGGTGCCGGGTGATGCGCTCCAACAGGGCGTCACCGGGCACGAGTTGCTCGAAGCGCAGTCGGCCGCCCGGGTCGGGAACGGCCTGCGGCACCACCAACACCCGTACCGCGTAGGCCCCGTGCTCACCCTCCTGGCCTTCCAGACAGGTGATCCGCGCGGTCTCCGGCGCGGCGCGGCGGGCCAGCTCCTCGTAGTCGCGCAGGGTCACCGCCCGCTCCTGGGCGCGCAGCGTGATGGGCGCGCGGACCTTCGCCTCGTCCACGGTCTCGCCGTCGACCCCGCCGCGCGCGGCCTCCCGGTTGACGACCTCCGAGACGTACGGCACGGAGGTGCGCAGCACCTGCACGGCGCCCCGGGCCACGTTGCCCGCGCGGCCGCCGCCGGTGCGGTAGCGGCGGGCGCGGATCACCGCGCCCTTGGGGGCGACGGCGCCGTACTGGCGCAGGGTGCCGTCGGGTTCGCGTACGGACGGGCCGAAGGCGATCTCGCCGGTGGTGGCGTCGAGGGTGAGGTGACGGTCGTACGGGCCGGAGGCGGCGAAGTGCGGGACGACCTGCCAGTCCGTCCAGCCCTCGTGTTCGGCGGTCTGCAGGAGCAGCGGCGGGTCGTCGCCCACGACCGGCGCGTGGGCCAGCCGCAGGCGCTGACCGGGCAGGCCCGTCGACTCGCCGAGGGCCTCGTCGTACACCGTCTCGGCGTGCAGGGCCGGGGCCGTGCCCCCGATCGTGAAGGCCTCCGCCGAGCGGACCGTCGGGGAGGTGGTGTAGAAGGGCTGGGCCGGGAGCGGTTCGGTGACGCGGCAGCGCAGCCAGCCCGCTTCCTGGCCGCCGGAGCGGGACAGGACGTGGCCGCCGGGGACGTGCAGGATCACCTCGCCGGGGCGGTTGAGGCCACCGGTGCCGTCGCGGTCCACCTCGCAGTCCTGCCAGCCGTCCTCCGTCCACGCCTCCCACACCAGGGGCGGCTGGCGCGGGTCGACACCGACGCCGTCCACCCGGCTGTCCAGCTCCAGGGCGACCGCGCAGTGCGGGACGGCGGAGCTCAGCCCGAGCAGCATGCAGTCGCCGGGCCGGGGCGACTCCGCGAAGCACAGCAGGTCCTTGCCCTCGACGAGGTCCGTGGTGCGGTCGACGACCGGCTCGCCCCGGTGCTGGACCACCAGATGCGTCAACGAGCAGGGCGCGACGGCCAGTTGGCGTTCCGTGGCGAAGACGACCGCCTCCTCGCTCTCCGTGCGGACCGTCGCCACCTCCGTCCCCACCGGCAGCAGTACCGGCTCCTCCTGCGGCGCGGACAGCCAGAAGGTGACGTCCGTACGGGCGGCGGAGGGCGGGAAGAGACGGATGCCCACCAGGTCCAGGAACGCCAGGTGGTTCTTGTCCGGGACGCGGTTGAGGCGGTAGACGATCTGGTCGGCCATGTGGGCCACCGTCTCGACCAGGGTCACGCCCGGGTCGGAGACGTTGTGGTCGGTCCACTCCGGGGCGCGCTGCTGGATGTAGCGCTTGGCGTCGTCGACGAACTGCTGGAAGCGGCGGTCGTCGAGGTTGGGGGAGGGCAGGGCCATCAGCGGTCGCTTTCAGGGGAGTTGCCGGGGCCGTCGGACGTGCCCGGCTCCTCGTGGGAGGGAATGACATAGAAGGGGAAGACGAGACTGCGCGGGTTGTTGGTGCCGCGGATCGAGTAGCGGACGTCGATGAACAGCACGCCCTGCTCGGCGCCGGCGGTGACCTCGACGTCATTGACCTCGATACGCGGCTCCCAGCGGTCGAGACTGCTGTACACCTCGTGCTGGATACGGCCCGCGGTGGCCTCGTTGACCGGCGCGAACACCAGGTCGTGGATGGCGCAGCCGAACTCCGGGCGCATCGGCCGCTCGCCCGGCGCGGTGGCCAGCACCAGCCGGATCGCCTCCTCGATCTCCCGCTCCCCGCTGACCAGGGCGATGCCTCCGGTGGGCCCGATGCGCAACGGGAACGCCCACCCGGACCCGACGAACTGCTCGGCCATCAGAGGGCCACCCGCCTTCTCCTTTTCTTGACCGGATTCCTGACCGGATTCCTGACCGGACCGGCCGGCCGCGTCGCCGTCACGGCAGCGGATACGGCTTGTTGTTGACCAGCACCACGCCCTGGAGCAGCAGGGTGGCGGCGCGGATGCCCACGTTCGCGATGGAGTTGACCTGGAGGGTGCCGCCCGAGGTGATCATCGTGGCGCCCACCGCCTTGAGGTTCAGGGCACCCATCGCGTCCACCGTCACCGCGCCGCCGAGCGACTTGAGGTTGACCAGGCCACGGCCCTGCATGGTGAGCATCCCGCCGCTCTTGATGGTCAGGTTCCGCCGTGCGCTCAGTGAGAGGTCCGTGCCGGCCTCGATGGACACCGAGCGGCTGCCCGTGATGCTGACCGAGCCCTTGCTGTCGACGGTGATCTCGGTCTGCGCCCGGTCCAGGTTGATGACGAGTTTGTCGTCGCCGCTGGTCAGCCGCACGCCTTGCTTGCCGCCGGTGCGCTGACTGAGCAGGTCCACGCGGTTGCCGTCACGGTCGGACAGGGTGTGCCGGGAGGCGCGCTGCCGGGCGCCGTCGTGCAGGGGCACGTCCTTGACGGGCGTCGGCTTGTCCTTGCCGTTGTAGAGGCCGCCGATGACGTACGGGTGGTCCAGGGCGCCCCGGTCGAAGCCGACCAGCACCTCGTCGCCGACGTCGAGGGGGAAGATCGAGCCGCCGCGCTTGCCGCCCCACTGCACCACACGCGTCCAGTCGCTGACGTAGGCGTCGTCGAGCCAGGGGAACTGGAGCTTGACGCGCCCCTGCTTGAGCGGGTCCCGGACGTCGGTGACCAGGGCGTTCGCGGTGCCGGGCAGTCGCAGGCCGTTGCCCGTGCCGCCGCCACCGGAGGACAGCCCGTACAGCGAACGCCACTGCCGTCCGCTGACGGTGACCCAGGCCTCGTAGTGCTTGCCGTCGCCGAAGACGTGCCGTACGGAGGTCGCCGTGTACTTGCCCTCGAAGGGCACGCCGACGTCGGCGAGGGTGACCGGCAGGCCGGGCCGCAGCTTGGGCGTGCCGCGTGCGATGACCTCCAGCTCCGCGAACGAGCCGGTGACGTCGTCGGCGAGGGCCTCGGCGGCGAACTTCACCTCCGACTGCCGGTCGTACGGTGTCTGCGGGTCGACCAGCTTGGCCGGTTTGAACTTCGCCGCCGCCTCGCCGGGCGTGGTGCCGATGCTGATGCCCGGGTTGGACTTGGCGGGCGCGGTCGCGGTGAGCTTCTTCTTCGTCGTCACGTCCCAGCCGCGGGTCTCGACGCTGCCGACCTGTTCGGCGGCGGTCACCGAGGCCCGCAGCCGCAGGATGTCGGTGCCGGCCTCCAGGACGAACGGGCTCTTGTCGCCGGGGGTGCTGACCGCCGGGGCGCCGGAGGCCGGGTCCGGCTTCACGAACTGGAACTTCCCCTTCGCGTCGACCGACATCACCATCTCGTTCTCGTCGGCGAGCCGGGCCAGGAAGTCCCAGTCGGTCACGTTGGCCTGGCTGATGAACTCGTACACCGTCTTCGTCGACTGGATCCGCCCGATCGGGACGCCGTCCTGGGCGGCCAGCTTGCGGGCGATGTCGGAGGCGCTCTGGTTGCGGTAGGCGGCCACCCGGCGTTGGCGCATCAGCCGGTGACCGTGGTCGTAGCCGCGGATGACGGTGAAGGATCCGGTGCCGTCGTAGTCGGCCTCCAGGCCGCTCACCTCGCCCGTCAGCAGCGGCTCGGAGCCGCCCTTGCCGTCGGCGATGGGGGTGATCACCACCGGCGTGCCGAACTTCACGCCGAGTTTGCCGAGGACCAGCCGGTAGGGGTCGCGGAAGGTGAGCCGGAACGCGGCCGGCACCCCCAGCCCCTGGTCGACCCAGCCGTCCACCAGCAGCGGGGCGAAGTCCGGGGGGAGCGGACTGCCGCCGAGCTTGACCTGGATGACGCTGGAGTAGGCGGACTGCACCATCAGAACCGCACCTCCTCGGCTGCGGGCAGGACGAGTTCGATGCCGGTGGGCAGCCTGCTCGGGTCGTCGATGCCGTTGGCCTCGGCGATCGACCGCCAGGCGGACGCCTCGCCGTACTCGCGCCACGCGAGGGACTGGAGGGAGTCGCCGGCCACGACCCGGTGCACCCGCTGGGCGGTCAGCGCGCCGGAGGTCGGGTTCTGGCCCTTGGTCTTGCTGGGGATCTCGTTCAGGTGCACCTGACAGGTGGCGCGGATCGGCACACCGGTCGTCCCGAAGAGGGAGTACGTCGCTTCGACGCTGCTGACATAGGCGGTGAACCGGGCCGTGGAGAAGGAGCCCCACTGGAAGACCACCCAGGGCGGGGAGGGCTGCTTGGCCGCGATGCTCTTGGTGGTCACCTCGCAGCACTCCAGCAGCGACTCCACCTTCTTGAGCACGCTGTTGCTGCTCGGCTCGTCCGAGGAGTCCAGGAAGATCTCCACCGTCATCTCGCGCGGCTCGGGTCCCATGAACTCCGGTGTGGCGCCGTCCCGTACGGCCGGTGTCGGCGTCGCCTTCCACTGGGAGCGGCGCGACAGCGACAGCTGTGACGGGTTGAAGTCCAACGCGAACGACTTGATCAGGCCGCCCGGCGTGGTGCTCGTCCCGACCGGCGGTTCGTGGATCGCGAGCGTCGCGCGGACCAGGCTCTTGCCGGCACCGCCCTTGTTTCCCTTGGCCATGGTCGTTCCTCCCGTCAGTCCGTGAACCCGTGGTGGGCGATCTCCAGGACCTCGGTCGCGACCCCCGGACTGGCCGGATCCAGGGACGGCCCCTTCCAGCTGACCGGCAGCACGTCGATCAGGCCCCACCGGGCGACCTCCGAACCGTCCGCCCGCAACGCGGCGATCTGCGCGGTGGGCCGGGTGACACCGGTGGTCACCGAGGAGATCCACTTGGCGACCTTGGTGGTGTCCGGGGTGAGCGGGCGGGTCAGCCGGATAGTGGAGAAGGTGACACGGGAGGGGAGTTGCCAGACGAAGCCGTTGTTGC encodes:
- a CDS encoding cold-shock protein, with protein sequence MATGTVKWFNAEKGFGFIEQDGGGADVFAHYSNIATQGFRELQEGQKVTFDVTQGQKGPQAENIVPA
- a CDS encoding LysM peptidoglycan-binding domain-containing protein, with translation MAKGNKGGAGKSLVRATLAIHEPPVGTSTTPGGLIKSFALDFNPSQLSLSRRSQWKATPTPAVRDGATPEFMGPEPREMTVEIFLDSSDEPSSNSVLKKVESLLECCEVTTKSIAAKQPSPPWVVFQWGSFSTARFTAYVSSVEATYSLFGTTGVPIRATCQVHLNEIPSKTKGQNPTSGALTAQRVHRVVAGDSLQSLAWREYGEASAWRSIAEANGIDDPSRLPTGIELVLPAAEEVRF
- a CDS encoding phage tail protein, with amino-acid sequence MSRDLDPGSTIFFTLTIDGESLGYFNGCEGLSSQVEVEHRQEGGNNGFVWQLPSRVTFSTIRLTRPLTPDTTKVAKWISSVTTGVTRPTAQIAALRADGSEVARWGLIDVLPVSWKGPSLDPASPGVATEVLEIAHHGFTD
- a CDS encoding VgrG-related protein translates to MVQSAYSSVIQVKLGGSPLPPDFAPLLVDGWVDQGLGVPAAFRLTFRDPYRLVLGKLGVKFGTPVVITPIADGKGGSEPLLTGEVSGLEADYDGTGSFTVIRGYDHGHRLMRQRRVAAYRNQSASDIARKLAAQDGVPIGRIQSTKTVYEFISQANVTDWDFLARLADENEMVMSVDAKGKFQFVKPDPASGAPAVSTPGDKSPFVLEAGTDILRLRASVTAAEQVGSVETRGWDVTTKKKLTATAPAKSNPGISIGTTPGEAAAKFKPAKLVDPQTPYDRQSEVKFAAEALADDVTGSFAELEVIARGTPKLRPGLPVTLADVGVPFEGKYTATSVRHVFGDGKHYEAWVTVSGRQWRSLYGLSSGGGGTGNGLRLPGTANALVTDVRDPLKQGRVKLQFPWLDDAYVSDWTRVVQWGGKRGGSIFPLDVGDEVLVGFDRGALDHPYVIGGLYNGKDKPTPVKDVPLHDGARQRASRHTLSDRDGNRVDLLSQRTGGKQGVRLTSGDDKLVINLDRAQTEITVDSKGSVSITGSRSVSIEAGTDLSLSARRNLTIKSGGMLTMQGRGLVNLKSLGGAVTVDAMGALNLKAVGATMITSGGTLQVNSIANVGIRAATLLLQGVVLVNNKPYPLP
- a CDS encoding CGNR zinc finger domain-containing protein, with product MAPESVLPPAPGAEQYAALDFANSTVALPGGQFLDFLGTPAAANQWLVERGLAPVDAGIQEFCATRLRALREQIRALFASRVDGMPAPVGALAAVNDALTMVPTASLLHWDSDRGLYRASSHPTTQIVDHALAILAADAADLLTGPDAERLTACGSPPCTRFLLRHGRRHWCSTRCGDRARAARAYARRTGSTRPS
- a CDS encoding SCO5918 family protein, with translation MRCVIARYPFDLIKSEVETQMEGIRPEAATGACVVIGRKVFPVKQVGEIITRQDRRDFTAFEVTRALTRLGFTCHTAPPETPAARSESYPTLG
- a CDS encoding phage tail protein; amino-acid sequence: MRGSVDGLGSSAPIGMMLPAVFADDDLAQRFVAGLDEVIAPILNVLDCLPAYFDPALAPVDFTRWLSGWVGAETDGTEPEPRLRAAVAAAAYLHRVRGTRRGLAEAVRLAFGVEPEISESGGAAWSARPLGPVPGEPRPHLHVTVRLPDPGPADEHRLDALVAAARPAHMPYTVKVTAVERIPER
- a CDS encoding putative baseplate assembly protein; translation: MALPSPNLDDRRFQQFVDDAKRYIQQRAPEWTDHNVSDPGVTLVETVAHMADQIVYRLNRVPDKNHLAFLDLVGIRLFPPSAARTDVTFWLSAPQEEPVLLPVGTEVATVRTESEEAVVFATERQLAVAPCSLTHLVVQHRGEPVVDRTTDLVEGKDLLCFAESPRPGDCMLLGLSSAVPHCAVALELDSRVDGVGVDPRQPPLVWEAWTEDGWQDCEVDRDGTGGLNRPGEVILHVPGGHVLSRSGGQEAGWLRCRVTEPLPAQPFYTTSPTVRSAEAFTIGGTAPALHAETVYDEALGESTGLPGQRLRLAHAPVVGDDPPLLLQTAEHEGWTDWQVVPHFAASGPYDRHLTLDATTGEIAFGPSVREPDGTLRQYGAVAPKGAVIRARRYRTGGGRAGNVARGAVQVLRTSVPYVSEVVNREAARGGVDGETVDEAKVRAPITLRAQERAVTLRDYEELARRAAPETARITCLEGQEGEHGAYAVRVLVVPQAVPDPGGRLRFEQLVPGDALLERITRHLDERRLIGTRLAVGPPYYQGVTVVATVHAFRGVDTDRVRRQAHDALYRHLDPLTGGADGRGWPFGRPVQSGEVFAVLQRVPGVELVDQVTLHPADPLTGKRGDATDRIDLDAPALVFSYDHRVRVIGDGS
- a CDS encoding zinc ribbon domain-containing protein; this translates as MTTQNCAECGTRAEPGQSFCDACGAVLSWTDRGRTRTAERTGERTGGAASGTGTHAGAGAGTGAGAVGTATASGSGAVGDRPASGGRSAAADSGEPIPHQTATPPTSASAYAPTVHGASTAPGDTERTDTERTDTERTDTERTSADPMNRGTAPAAGPAAHAGGSEAHPATGQPPHAAHSASAPRPEPTRQPAPPAPYAHHPAPDDTAPTEPVPAATSTPPPAPPALGDTMAARARSLLVPVADPEAQPPAPEAVAPVLPGRPVADRPQVRAPGPEQGAGYGPPCPWCATPNRPDRHYCSRCAMPMAGDDHAPEPHRPWWRRLFGFGSGEIPWAGDRPRLRRTFDRVVTWVTAAVVVALLITAAIYTPDAIQATRDHFAKRAPVPPDRVVASRSYPQHKPELAFDMLNNTWWGPGVSESAEGEWIEARFDEPTRLLDVIITSGISARTEDRTKSALPHRLKATITTKDGKKTTRQLTLDQSSGGQRRAFRVGEVTKVRFTIESAYQTSGSKQVSIAEIEFFGRSSANSS
- a CDS encoding MerR family transcriptional regulator, which encodes MPSQEQPPGGDPLDDDHYPAYTMGRAAELIGATPGFLRALGETGLIAPTRSDGGHRRYSRHQLRLAVRARELVDQGTPVEAACRIIGLEDRLEDALRDNEELRRPAGVSGAGARGE
- a CDS encoding GPW/gp25 family protein — its product is MAEQFVGSGWAFPLRIGPTGGIALVSGEREIEEAIRLVLATAPGERPMRPEFGCAIHDLVFAPVNEATAGRIQHEVYSSLDRWEPRIEVNDVEVTAGAEQGVLFIDVRYSIRGTNNPRSLVFPFYVIPSHEEPGTSDGPGNSPESDR
- a CDS encoding MBL fold metallo-hydrolase, which produces MSFPTSAAARPSAEQVPVRVLGGPTALIEYGGLRILTDPTFDAPGDYSTPGRPTLTKTAPSSVAPADLGPVDAVLLSHDEHADNLDDSGRAFLADVPVTFTTPSGAPRVGGTAQGLAPWESVELRRPDGGTVTVTGAPALHGPDGVEDVEESTGEVIGFVLTSADLPTVYVSGDNASLILVKRIAERFGPVDTAVLFAGAPRFPGLFDGAPIVLDSAGAAQAARILGARRVVPAHCDSWAHFTEGRDDLVAAFTAAGLADRLDLG